The Streptomyces sp. NBC_01463 DNA window CATGCCAAGGCGGCGGAGGAACACGTCCGCGCCTTCACCCGGATGATCCCGGAGGGGACCGAACCGGAGGACACCCCGGTCCTGGTCGTCGACCGGGCGGGCTGGATCAAGGCGAACGTCGCGGGCTTCCGGGAACTGCTCCGCCCCCTCCTGGAGAAGATGGAGGAGCGGCGCGGCGGCGGCGCGGGCGGCGCCGTGCTCGGCGCGGTCGGCTCCAAGGTGACCGGTGTCGAGGTGGGGATGCTGCTGTCGTTCCTGGCCTCCCGGGTCCTCGGCCAGTACGAGACGTTCGCCCCCGCCACCCGTGAGCTCCCCGCGTCGGCCGACGGCGGCGGCCGACTGCTGCTGGTCGCGCCGAACATCGTCCACGTCGAGCGGGAGCTGGAGGTCGACCCGCACGACTTCCGCCTCTGGGTCGCCCTCCACGAGGAGACGCACCGCACCCAGTTCACCGCGGTGCCCTGGCTCCGCGACCATCTGCAGGGCGAGATCCAGTCATTCCTCGACGAGACCGACGTCGACCCGATGACGGTGCTGGAACGGCTCCGCGAGGCCGCCCAGTCGCTGGCCGGCGGCCGGCCCGAGGGCGAGGAGGGCGAGGACGGCGGGCGCAGCCTCGTCGAGATCGTCCAGACCCCCGCCCAGCGCGAGATCCTCGGCCGCCTCACCGCGGTCATGTCCCTGCTGGAGGGGCACGCCGACTACGTGATGGACGGCGTCGGCCCCGAGGTGGTGTCCTCCGTCGGCGAGATCCGGGAGAAGTTCCAGCAGCGCAGGGCGCGCGGCGCGAGCCGCCTCGACCAGGCGCTGCGCAAGCTCCTCGGGCTCGACGCCAAACTGCGCCAGTACCGCGACGGCGAAAGGTTTGTGCGCGCCGTCGTCGACGAGGTCGGGATGGACGGCTTCAACCGGGTCTGGACCTCGCCCAACACGCTTCCGACCAAGGCCGAGATCGCCAAGCCGGAGGACTGGATCGCGAGGGTGCACCGTAAGGCAGAGTCATGATCACGGCCCGTGCGCGGGCCCGGGACCCGAGGGCAACGCGCCGGTAATCACCCATCCGAGGGACCGTAGGGGCATGGGAAGGCGTGCAATGCTCGATGAACGGCTTTGCTCTGTCACCATCGACGCACTCTGAGTGACGGCACTCTTTTCCGTCCCGGCACTCGGAGGCACCTCTCCAGAACTTCACGAAGGGCACCGGACATGGGTCCCCATCCTGCGGTCGCGGCGATACGCCTGGCGGTCCGCCGCGTACTCCACGACGTACTCACCGAATTCTCCGAACAGACCGAACGCACCGGGCACACCGGACGCGCCCCGCACCCCGAGCTCGCCGAGGCCGGAGCGGGCAGGCGGCGCGCCGCACTTCCCGAACGCCCCGGTACCCCGCTGGTACTGGTGGCATGCTCCGGCGGCGCCGACTCGATGGCGCTCGCCTCCGCCCTCGCCTTCGAGGCCCGCAAACTCGCCGTCCGGGCCGGCGGCATCACCGTCGACCACGGCCTCCAGGACGGCTCCGACGCCCGCGCCGCCGAGGTCGCCGACCGCCTCGCCGCCATGAACCTCGACCCCGTCGAGGCGGTCGCGGTGCACGTCGGCCACGGCGGCGGACCCGAGGCCGCCGCCCGCGACGCCCGCTACGCGGCCCTGGACGCCGCGGCCGAGCGCCACGGCGCCGCCGCCGTCCTGCTCGGCCACACCCGCGACGACCAGGCGGAGACGGTCCTGCTGGGCCTCGCCCGCGGCTCCGGCATCCGCTCCCTGTCCGGCATGGCCGCCGCCTCCGGACCGGCCGGCCGCTACCGCCGCCCCTTCCTCCAGCTCGACCGGCAGACCGCCCGCACGGCCTGTCTGGCCCAGTCCCTGCCCGTCTGGGACGACCCGCACAACATCGACCCCGCCTACACCCGCTCCCGGCTGCGCCACGAGGGCCTGCCCGCCCTGGAGAAGGCGCTGGGCA harbors:
- a CDS encoding zinc-dependent metalloprotease, producing MTSIGGAGMVDWNLAVATATRLVRPGPEISREEAREVVAELRRHAKAAEEHVRAFTRMIPEGTEPEDTPVLVVDRAGWIKANVAGFRELLRPLLEKMEERRGGGAGGAVLGAVGSKVTGVEVGMLLSFLASRVLGQYETFAPATRELPASADGGGRLLLVAPNIVHVERELEVDPHDFRLWVALHEETHRTQFTAVPWLRDHLQGEIQSFLDETDVDPMTVLERLREAAQSLAGGRPEGEEGEDGGRSLVEIVQTPAQREILGRLTAVMSLLEGHADYVMDGVGPEVVSSVGEIREKFQQRRARGASRLDQALRKLLGLDAKLRQYRDGERFVRAVVDEVGMDGFNRVWTSPNTLPTKAEIAKPEDWIARVHRKAES
- the tilS gene encoding tRNA lysidine(34) synthetase TilS, whose product is MGPHPAVAAIRLAVRRVLHDVLTEFSEQTERTGHTGRAPHPELAEAGAGRRRAALPERPGTPLVLVACSGGADSMALASALAFEARKLAVRAGGITVDHGLQDGSDARAAEVADRLAAMNLDPVEAVAVHVGHGGGPEAAARDARYAALDAAAERHGAAAVLLGHTRDDQAETVLLGLARGSGIRSLSGMAAASGPAGRYRRPFLQLDRQTARTACLAQSLPVWDDPHNIDPAYTRSRLRHEGLPALEKALGKGVVEALARTAQLSRDDADALDTWAAEAGRDVRDDAGRLECAKLNALPPAVRRRVLRRAAIEAGSPAGSLFARHIEEVDRLITGWRGQQAINLPGRVEARRQGGRLVIRQS